The Chthoniobacterales bacterium genome has a window encoding:
- a CDS encoding TonB family protein codes for MPRDRRFWRNVALVAVAHLAILLALARGSREEPRANLQNVVWMSGEVAAAAEPRSTPEATVAPVEHSESSSPARFKSEIQMPSPTATATIAPKPSPTPSPSPKNSPKPSPSPSPKATPKKHAEPKATPKPSPKAAAEKKPAPPKKEASSSSNQSADKKEGADKGSGNSTSQPSEFAWYGAMLHDRFYREWDQPMSIVATGVKMSTIVQIRIEKDGRVSKFAIVKPSGNVAVDESVAAISQRVTHVDPLPEGLTQKKYHEVKIDFELNANK; via the coding sequence ATGCCTCGGGACCGGCGCTTCTGGAGGAACGTCGCCCTTGTCGCGGTAGCTCATCTGGCGATCCTGCTGGCGTTGGCGCGTGGGAGCCGGGAGGAGCCGCGGGCGAATTTGCAAAATGTGGTTTGGATGAGCGGCGAAGTCGCGGCCGCGGCGGAACCTCGGAGTACGCCGGAGGCGACGGTGGCGCCTGTGGAACACTCGGAGTCGTCGAGCCCGGCGCGGTTCAAAAGCGAGATCCAAATGCCGTCGCCCACGGCGACTGCGACCATTGCCCCGAAGCCGAGTCCGACTCCAAGTCCCTCCCCGAAGAACTCTCCCAAGCCGTCGCCATCGCCGAGCCCGAAGGCAACGCCGAAAAAACACGCCGAGCCCAAGGCAACCCCGAAACCTTCGCCCAAAGCCGCTGCCGAGAAAAAGCCGGCCCCGCCCAAAAAAGAGGCAAGTTCGTCTTCAAATCAGAGCGCTGACAAAAAAGAAGGCGCAGACAAAGGGTCCGGCAACTCGACCAGCCAGCCGTCCGAGTTCGCCTGGTATGGAGCGATGCTGCACGATCGCTTTTACAGGGAATGGGACCAGCCGATGAGCATCGTCGCCACCGGGGTGAAGATGTCGACGATCGTGCAGATTCGGATCGAGAAAGACGGCCGGGTCTCGAAGTTCGCCATCGTGAAGCCGTCGGGAAATGTAGCGGTCGATGAATCTGTCGCCGCGATTTCCCAGCGGGTGACGCACGTCGATCCCTTGCCGGAAGGGTTGACGCAGAAAAAATATCACGAGGTGAAGATCGATTTCGAGCTGAACGCAAACAAATGA
- a CDS encoding biopolymer transporter ExbD translates to MRRYSQRQNLSTLSEINITPLLDLAFVLLIIFMITTPLLENSVNLIIPSSGATNAPVKAGQVQTISIDRHEAMKLNDRAVTAADLVARLLELKKANPEVAIVIRPDRELPVQKLITLMDALQRAQISKVGIATKAESNK, encoded by the coding sequence ATGAGGCGCTACTCTCAACGGCAAAATCTCTCGACCCTTTCCGAGATCAACATCACGCCGCTGCTCGACCTGGCGTTTGTGCTCCTGATCATTTTCATGATCACGACGCCGCTCCTCGAGAACAGCGTCAACCTGATTATTCCCTCCAGCGGCGCCACTAATGCGCCAGTGAAGGCCGGCCAGGTTCAAACGATTTCCATCGACCGCCACGAGGCAATGAAGCTCAACGACAGAGCCGTCACGGCGGCGGATCTGGTCGCGCGGCTGTTGGAATTAAAGAAGGCGAACCCGGAGGTGGCGATCGTGATTCGTCCCGACCGCGAACTGCCGGTGCAAAAGTTGATCACGCTCATGGACGCGCTCCAGCGCGCGCAAATCAGCAAGGTGGGAATCGCCACGAAAGCAGAGTCGAACAAGTGA
- a CDS encoding MotA/TolQ/ExbB proton channel family protein — protein sequence MLLPIILATGGLTFAFEHSTIAGKIVLSLLAVVSVFSWSIMITKLRVIQFARKQTARFRSSFRKDRQPLRLFENRANFPGAPLFNVYQAGCEEMTFQLLGSAEVDETFKARLGIAEKIAPAQMHAVNAAMERAVGETALKLESQMILLATAVSGAPFLGLLGTVWGVMDTFTDVAVAGSPNLTTMAPGISGALITTVTALCVAIPAMFGYNFLVTSIRGIIVEMDNFAAELASEFEHKYVDHSVREMELRR from the coding sequence ATGCTTCTTCCGATCATCCTCGCGACCGGTGGCCTTACTTTCGCGTTCGAGCACTCGACCATCGCCGGGAAAATCGTCCTGTCGCTCCTCGCGGTGGTCTCGGTTTTCAGCTGGTCGATCATGATCACGAAACTGCGGGTGATCCAATTCGCCCGGAAGCAGACCGCGCGTTTCCGATCCTCGTTTCGCAAGGACCGCCAGCCGCTCCGCCTCTTTGAGAACCGCGCGAATTTCCCGGGCGCTCCGCTTTTCAATGTTTACCAGGCCGGTTGCGAGGAAATGACCTTCCAATTGCTCGGCTCCGCGGAGGTGGACGAAACCTTCAAGGCACGTCTCGGTATCGCCGAGAAAATTGCGCCCGCCCAAATGCACGCGGTCAACGCCGCCATGGAACGCGCGGTCGGCGAGACCGCGCTCAAATTGGAATCGCAGATGATCCTGCTCGCTACGGCGGTGAGCGGCGCGCCTTTTCTGGGATTGCTCGGCACCGTCTGGGGAGTGATGGACACGTTTACCGATGTGGCGGTCGCCGGTTCGCCAAACCTGACAACAATGGCTCCTGGTATTTCGGGGGCGTTGATCACCACCGTGACGGCGCTCTGTGTCGCGATCCCGGCCATGTTCGGTTACAATTTTTTAGTTACGAGCATCCGCGGGATCATCGTGGAGATGGACAACTTCGCCGCGGAGCTGGCCTCGGAGTTCGAGCATAAGTACGTGGACCATTCGGTGCGTGAAATGGAGCTGCGGCGATGA
- the lgt gene encoding prolipoprotein diacylglyceryl transferase, translating into MFAYYVHNLDPFIFRITGNVGPRWYGMAYVLAFVFAYLLLRVLARRGYLDLPVAALGDFVTWVAFFGVMIGGRIGYVLFYKPEMLRDPLSILRVWEGGMSSHGGIIGVVLFTLIYSRRHKLPWTNPGDNLCVVAPIGLFLGRMANFINGELYGRITAVSWAVQFPKELLDSASGDQGARALAAAQEVDPSLKSIESIIENVRANPHLADALRPILSPRHPSQIYEGLLEGVVLFAILWVVRTRFRTPNGFITGLFLICYSVLRIIVENFREPDAPLVGMFTRGQFFSFFTIAIGIGFIVVARRNPSYPRALKK; encoded by the coding sequence ATGTTCGCCTACTACGTCCACAATCTCGATCCGTTCATCTTCCGCATCACCGGCAACGTCGGGCCGCGCTGGTACGGGATGGCCTACGTGCTCGCGTTCGTTTTTGCCTACCTGCTGCTCCGGGTCCTGGCACGGCGGGGTTATCTCGATTTGCCCGTAGCCGCGCTCGGCGATTTCGTGACCTGGGTCGCTTTCTTCGGGGTCATGATCGGCGGCCGGATCGGCTACGTCCTGTTTTACAAACCGGAGATGCTTCGCGATCCGCTCTCGATTTTGCGGGTGTGGGAAGGCGGGATGTCCAGTCATGGCGGGATCATCGGCGTTGTCCTCTTCACCCTGATTTATTCGCGCCGGCACAAGCTTCCCTGGACCAATCCCGGCGATAACCTTTGCGTGGTCGCGCCGATCGGCTTGTTCCTCGGCCGAATGGCGAACTTCATCAACGGCGAGCTTTATGGGCGGATCACGGCGGTTTCCTGGGCGGTCCAGTTTCCCAAAGAATTGCTCGACTCGGCTAGCGGCGACCAGGGGGCGCGCGCTCTCGCTGCAGCCCAGGAGGTCGATCCCTCCTTGAAATCGATCGAATCGATAATCGAAAACGTTCGTGCCAATCCGCACCTTGCCGACGCGCTCCGCCCGATCCTTTCGCCGCGCCATCCCTCCCAAATCTACGAAGGACTCTTGGAAGGCGTGGTTCTCTTCGCGATCCTCTGGGTTGTCCGCACCCGCTTCCGGACCCCGAACGGGTTTATCACCGGCCTTTTCCTGATTTGCTATTCGGTGCTGCGAATCATTGTCGAAAACTTTCGGGAACCGGACGCGCCGCTCGTCGGCATGTTTACACGCGGACAATTCTTTTCGTTTTTCACCATCGCGATCGGCATCGGCTTTATCGTCGTGGCGCGGCGTAATCCCAGCTATCCGCGGGCGTTGAAAAAATAG
- a CDS encoding excinuclease ABC subunit A, with protein sequence MEIRGARQNNLKGIDLDLPLGKLTVVTGPSGSGKSSLAFDTIYAEGQRRYVETFSPYMRQFLDRMDKPRVDEIRGIPPAIAIEQANPVKSSRSTVGTMTEINDYLKLLMPRIARAFCPNCGREIRPETAKSIADQVTQLFSQDETVLITFWVAVPPKTEPRAFFDFIQQQGYLRIWIDNEIVRVDSDKKVKRLGARVQVIQDRITISESNRARLVEAIETALRFGKDRVNVIALSAEQSKIPARNASRSDAGGENRNSKIRELPFSTGWHCAHCDIDIRPPTPGLFSFNNPLGACPECRGFGRTIAIDLNKAIPDRSLSISQGAVRVFRGEEMGESQRDLMRACARNEIDVRIPFEELPKADQDFVINGEARDEDTDVEELAENDRWYGVRGFFKWLESKTYKMHVRVLLSRYRAYTTCPSCNGGRFQPETLNYRIVSPGPGAAVPDRRNGQQNPGGDGQRPPLQKTREIARTLPEVTLLPICDAQKLFADLILLPDDSTAQMLRNEVVARLRYLCEVGLGYLTLDRSTRTLSGGEVQRVNLTTCLGASLVNTLFVMDEPSVGLHPRDVGRLVRVMHDLRDKGNTLLVVEHEGAIIRASDNIVDIGPGRGEYGGELVFSGALRDFVSGRVGVSPAGEGVSRSQNSRRSPEEERLFRQDAETGGQDAHPTRDNVAPSLTRAYLSGKQRVPVPKTRRKSSSAVKIAGAREHNLKNIDVEIPLGIFNCVTGVSGSGKSTLIHDVLYRHLILAKGQSSDQEPGAAKSVTGAHRIGEVVMVDQSQLARTPRSTPILYLGLYDRVREMFAAQNEAMAQGLTASAFSFNSGSGRCERCCGTGFEKIEMQFLSDLYVRCAECEGRRFQPHVLRVKVYGKSIHDILEMTVGEAIQFFAQIGESKTLGDKLDVLDEVGLGYLRLGQPLNTLSGGESQRLKLVRHLTEIGEPNAETGKLFIFDEPTTGLHFDDVAILMRLFQRLVDAGNTLVVIEHNLEVIKCADWIIDLGPEAGDEGGQLVAAGTPEAITKIEGSHTGRYLRPILSGRVGVSPADRRVSRRYPFEIAVDEILALRAAEVPPGKMPAAAGKMPTLPERNHAIKIHGAREHNLKDISLAIPREQMVVITGLSGSGKSTVAFDILFAEGQRRFLDSMSPYARQFVEQLEKPDVDLVEGVPPSVAIEQRVTRGGGKSTVATVTEVYHFLRLLFAKTGTQFCPDCDLPVEKQSVAAIVRQLETAVKRGPLKVLAPLVKARKGFHTDVARWAERQGFDTLFVDGQLIPVAQFRKLERFKEHTIDVVVGAIDARRILKARNLVQRALDIGRGTAHLLDSKHRLTVMSTEMSCPGCGRAFEELDPRLFSFNSPHGACEECGGFGEIWDRDKQTGNEDTGDSVLENELAAERESEWIDEEEAVPCPACHGSRLNPIARHVRLQGQTIDNFTALSAGEALGLIGKLRFRGNAKTVSDDLVPEISQRLRFMQNVGLGYLALGRSAKTLSGGESQRIRLAAQLGSNLRGVLYVLDEPTIGLHPRDNLRLLETLTALRQKGNSLVIVEHDEETMRRADHIIDLGPGAGLHGGEVVVQGTLADIEKHGGSETGRCLKNPLCHPTRSARRSLTEVEQWIEIRGARANNLKNVDVRFPVGRLSVITGISGSGKSTLMRSVLLPAVKEALKDKRNAQREFISQISGADAFETVYEVDQSPIGKTSRSTPATYIKVFDEIRKLYGQLPVSRVRGYSPSRFSFNTEGGRCESCAGQGAIKLEMSFLPSSYVPCEDCGGRRYNAQTLEVLYNGKSIGDVMEMTIEQAAAFFSANPKIARPLSLLVDTGLGYLKLGQPSPTLSGGEAQRLKLAIELTRGIGRAQNERIRKMRKPKSTLYLLEEPTIGLHMADVELLLNVLHRLVDEGNTVIVIEHNVTIMGEADYIVDMGPEAGAEGGEVVATGTPEEVAKNRVSRTAPFLRDVLKTKRRKVSSRAA encoded by the coding sequence ACCGTCGGCACGATGACCGAGATTAACGACTACCTGAAGCTCCTCATGCCGCGGATCGCCCGGGCCTTTTGCCCGAATTGCGGCCGCGAAATTCGGCCTGAAACCGCGAAATCGATCGCGGACCAGGTTACGCAACTTTTCAGTCAGGATGAGACCGTCTTAATCACTTTCTGGGTCGCAGTCCCTCCCAAGACGGAGCCGCGCGCCTTCTTCGATTTCATCCAGCAACAGGGCTACCTGCGCATCTGGATCGATAACGAAATCGTCCGCGTCGATTCCGACAAGAAGGTCAAGCGCCTCGGTGCGCGCGTGCAGGTGATCCAGGACCGAATCACGATTTCGGAATCGAACCGCGCTCGCCTTGTAGAAGCGATCGAGACCGCGCTCCGTTTCGGCAAAGACCGCGTCAACGTCATCGCGCTCTCTGCCGAGCAATCGAAAATCCCTGCCCGCAACGCTTCGCGTAGCGATGCAGGCGGGGAAAATCGCAATTCGAAAATCCGAGAACTCCCGTTCTCGACTGGCTGGCATTGCGCTCATTGCGACATCGACATCCGTCCCCCGACTCCCGGCTTGTTCAGTTTCAACAATCCCCTCGGCGCGTGTCCCGAATGCCGCGGCTTCGGACGGACGATCGCCATCGACCTGAACAAGGCGATCCCGGATCGATCGCTCTCGATTTCGCAGGGCGCGGTCCGCGTTTTTCGCGGCGAAGAAATGGGGGAATCCCAGCGCGACCTGATGCGGGCCTGCGCGCGGAACGAAATCGATGTCCGGATCCCGTTCGAAGAACTGCCGAAGGCCGACCAGGATTTCGTGATCAATGGAGAAGCGCGCGATGAAGACACCGATGTCGAGGAATTGGCCGAGAACGATCGCTGGTACGGCGTCCGCGGCTTTTTCAAATGGCTCGAGAGCAAAACCTACAAAATGCACGTCCGCGTGCTGCTCAGTCGTTATCGCGCTTACACAACCTGCCCATCGTGTAATGGAGGTCGTTTCCAGCCGGAGACACTCAATTACCGGATCGTCTCGCCAGGTCCTGGAGCGGCGGTCCCTGACCGTCGAAATGGGCAACAGAACCCGGGCGGCGACGGTCAGAGACCGCCGCTCCAGAAGACGCGAGAGATCGCACGGACGTTGCCGGAAGTAACGCTGCTTCCTATCTGCGATGCTCAAAAGCTGTTCGCCGACCTGATTCTGCTGCCTGACGATTCGACCGCCCAAATGTTGCGGAACGAAGTGGTCGCCCGGCTCCGTTATCTTTGCGAAGTCGGTCTTGGCTATCTCACTCTCGATCGTTCAACGCGGACCTTGAGCGGCGGCGAAGTGCAGCGGGTAAACCTCACCACCTGCCTGGGCGCGTCGCTCGTGAACACGCTCTTCGTCATGGACGAGCCGAGCGTAGGGCTTCATCCGCGCGACGTCGGCCGGCTCGTGCGCGTCATGCACGATCTCCGCGACAAGGGGAACACGTTGCTCGTGGTCGAACACGAGGGAGCAATCATTCGTGCGTCCGACAATATTGTCGATATCGGGCCGGGCCGGGGTGAATACGGCGGGGAGTTGGTTTTCAGTGGAGCGTTGCGTGATTTTGTCTCGGGTAGGGTGGGCGTCTCGCCCGCCGGCGAAGGCGTCTCGCGTTCGCAAAATTCTCGGCGGTCACCAGAAGAGGAAAGACTATTTCGGCAAGATGCCGAAACCGGCGGGCAAGATGCCCACCCTACCCGAGACAATGTCGCGCCTTCACTGACGCGCGCCTATCTGTCCGGCAAGCAGCGCGTGCCCGTTCCAAAGACTCGCCGCAAATCGTCCAGCGCGGTCAAGATTGCCGGGGCCCGAGAGCACAACCTGAAGAATATCGACGTCGAAATTCCGCTCGGCATTTTCAACTGCGTCACCGGTGTTTCCGGGTCCGGCAAATCGACGCTCATCCACGACGTGCTTTACCGGCACCTGATCCTGGCAAAAGGGCAATCGAGCGACCAGGAGCCGGGCGCGGCCAAATCGGTCACGGGCGCGCATCGAATCGGCGAGGTCGTGATGGTCGATCAGTCACAGTTGGCCCGCACCCCGCGCTCGACCCCGATTCTTTACCTCGGGCTTTACGATCGCGTCCGGGAAATGTTTGCCGCCCAGAACGAAGCGATGGCGCAAGGTCTGACCGCAAGCGCGTTCTCTTTCAACTCAGGCAGCGGCCGTTGCGAGCGCTGTTGCGGGACAGGCTTTGAGAAGATCGAGATGCAATTTCTGAGCGATCTTTATGTGCGTTGCGCCGAGTGCGAAGGGCGCCGGTTCCAGCCGCATGTGCTCCGGGTCAAGGTTTACGGCAAATCGATCCACGACATCCTGGAGATGACGGTCGGCGAGGCGATTCAATTCTTCGCCCAAATCGGCGAATCGAAAACGCTCGGCGACAAACTCGACGTTCTCGATGAGGTCGGGCTCGGATATCTGCGGTTGGGTCAGCCGCTCAATACCCTTTCCGGCGGCGAATCGCAGCGGTTGAAATTGGTCCGTCATCTGACCGAAATCGGAGAGCCGAACGCAGAGACAGGAAAGCTGTTCATCTTCGACGAGCCGACCACCGGACTGCATTTTGACGACGTCGCAATCCTGATGCGGCTGTTTCAGCGATTGGTGGATGCCGGCAACACGCTCGTCGTGATCGAGCATAACCTGGAGGTCATCAAATGCGCCGACTGGATCATCGATCTCGGGCCGGAAGCCGGTGACGAAGGCGGACAGCTGGTGGCTGCCGGAACCCCGGAAGCGATTACGAAAATCGAGGGGTCGCACACCGGAAGATATCTGCGCCCAATTCTCTCGGGTAGGGTGGGCGTCTCGCCCGCCGATCGCCGCGTCTCGCGGCGATATCCTTTCGAGATCGCGGTCGACGAGATTCTCGCTTTGCGTGCCGCGGAAGTTCCGCCCGGCAAGATGCCGGCCGCGGCGGGCAAGATGCCCACCCTACCCGAGAGAAATCACGCCATCAAAATCCACGGCGCCCGCGAGCATAATTTGAAAGACATCTCTCTCGCCATCCCGCGCGAGCAGATGGTGGTGATCACCGGATTAAGCGGCTCGGGCAAATCGACGGTCGCGTTCGATATTCTTTTCGCGGAAGGGCAACGGCGTTTCCTCGATAGCATGTCGCCCTACGCCCGGCAGTTCGTCGAACAACTGGAAAAACCGGATGTCGACCTGGTCGAAGGCGTGCCGCCGAGCGTCGCCATCGAGCAACGCGTCACCCGCGGCGGCGGCAAATCGACCGTTGCGACCGTGACCGAAGTTTATCATTTTCTCCGGCTCCTGTTCGCCAAGACCGGGACACAGTTTTGTCCAGATTGCGACCTGCCCGTTGAAAAACAGAGCGTCGCGGCCATCGTCCGGCAGCTCGAGACGGCGGTGAAACGCGGACCGCTCAAGGTGCTCGCTCCGCTGGTCAAGGCGCGGAAGGGCTTTCACACTGACGTCGCGCGTTGGGCTGAGCGCCAGGGGTTCGATACCTTGTTCGTTGATGGCCAGCTGATTCCGGTCGCGCAGTTTCGCAAGCTGGAGCGTTTCAAGGAGCACACCATCGATGTCGTGGTCGGAGCAATTGATGCCAGGCGAATCCTAAAGGCGCGCAACCTCGTCCAGCGCGCGCTCGACATCGGCCGCGGCACCGCTCATCTCCTCGATTCGAAACATCGGCTGACCGTGATGAGCACGGAGATGAGCTGCCCGGGATGCGGCCGTGCCTTTGAAGAACTCGATCCGCGCCTCTTTTCGTTTAACTCGCCCCATGGCGCCTGCGAAGAATGTGGCGGGTTCGGCGAAATCTGGGACCGCGACAAACAGACCGGAAACGAAGACACCGGAGATTCGGTTCTCGAGAACGAGCTCGCCGCCGAGCGTGAGTCGGAGTGGATCGACGAAGAGGAAGCGGTGCCCTGTCCGGCCTGTCATGGCTCGCGGCTGAACCCGATTGCGCGGCACGTAAGGCTTCAGGGTCAGACCATCGATAATTTTACTGCGCTCTCGGCCGGCGAAGCGTTGGGGTTGATCGGCAAGCTGCGGTTCCGCGGCAACGCAAAGACTGTGTCCGACGATCTGGTTCCGGAGATTTCGCAACGGCTTCGTTTTATGCAAAACGTCGGTCTCGGTTATCTCGCGCTTGGGCGCTCGGCGAAGACCTTGAGCGGTGGAGAATCGCAGCGGATCCGGTTGGCGGCGCAGCTTGGCTCGAATCTGCGCGGAGTTCTCTACGTGTTGGACGAGCCGACCATCGGCCTGCATCCGCGCGACAACCTGCGTCTGCTCGAGACGCTGACGGCGTTGCGCCAAAAAGGAAATTCACTCGTCATCGTCGAACACGATGAGGAGACGATGCGGCGCGCGGATCATATTATCGATCTCGGCCCGGGAGCCGGCCTCCATGGCGGCGAAGTCGTTGTGCAGGGGACCCTGGCGGACATCGAGAAACACGGCGGCTCCGAAACGGGGCGCTGCCTGAAGAACCCGCTTTGTCACCCGACGCGCTCAGCGCGCCGATCGTTAACCGAAGTCGAGCAGTGGATCGAGATCCGCGGAGCGCGCGCGAACAATTTGAAAAATGTCGACGTTCGGTTTCCCGTCGGCCGGCTATCAGTCATCACCGGCATTTCCGGCTCGGGCAAGTCAACCCTGATGCGTTCTGTTCTTCTCCCGGCCGTGAAGGAAGCGCTAAAGGACAAACGAAACGCCCAGCGGGAATTCATCTCTCAAATTTCCGGCGCTGACGCGTTCGAGACGGTTTATGAAGTCGACCAGTCGCCCATCGGCAAGACGTCGCGCTCGACTCCGGCGACCTACATCAAAGTCTTCGACGAGATTCGGAAGTTGTATGGCCAGTTGCCGGTCTCGCGGGTGCGCGGTTATTCGCCGAGCCGGTTTTCTTTCAACACCGAAGGCGGGCGTTGCGAAAGCTGCGCCGGCCAGGGGGCAATCAAGCTGGAGATGAGTTTCCTCCCGAGCAGTTACGTCCCGTGCGAGGATTGCGGCGGCCGGCGTTACAACGCGCAGACCCTCGAAGTGCTCTACAACGGAAAGAGCATCGGCGATGTCATGGAGATGACGATCGAGCAGGCAGCGGCATTCTTTTCCGCCAACCCGAAAATCGCGCGCCCGCTCTCGCTCCTGGTCGACACCGGCCTTGGCTACCTGAAGCTTGGTCAGCCGAGTCCCACCTTGAGCGGCGGCGAAGCCCAGCGCCTGAAGCTGGCCATCGAATTAACCCGCGGAATCGGACGCGCCCAGAACGAGCGGATCCGCAAAATGCGCAAACCGAAATCGACGCTTTATCTTTTGGAAGAACCAACGATCGGCCTTCACATGGCCGACGTGGAGTTGCTCCTAAACGTGCTTCATCGGCTGGTGGACGAAGGGAACACCGTGATCGTGATCGAGCACAACGTCACCATCATGGGCGAAGCCGATTACATCGTCGACATGGGGCCGGAGGCCGGCGCGGAAGGCGGCGAGGTGGTGGCGACCGGGACGCCGGAGGAAGTCGCAAAGAACCGGGTTAGCCGCACGGCGCCATTTTTGCGTGACGTCTTGAAAACAAAGCGGCGGAAGGTTTCCTCCCGGGCCGCTTAG